One Aegilops tauschii subsp. strangulata cultivar AL8/78 chromosome 7, Aet v6.0, whole genome shotgun sequence genomic window carries:
- the LOC109750173 gene encoding uncharacterized acetyltransferase At3g50280: protein MSAMPSPPMVRVVSSSTVKPPPRPRERIPLTSWDASMLSSNYIQKGLLFHRPTSCSPVNVADHLAAALGDALVHYYPIAGRFATEQHRDEHTGAVVGCSVHVDCAGQGVEVVHAVADGVTMADVLPRDADVPRGVLAQFFQLTHAVNYGGQEQPLFAVQVTDLADGVFVGFAYNHALSDGTAFWDFVNYWAALARARLGLEAVPPAPKPSFERWSPDGGAAGPAVLPCADVSELIERAPPLQLRERMLHFSAESLEALKERAREELLAAGDTAGAAALTKFQALSSLLWRCITRARRLAPEQETTCRAAINNRARLRPQLPQEYFGNTIYAIGTDSTRAADLLERGHGWAAAAVGRAVAAHTDASIRARVAAWTARPMVYTHRFFDPTGTMMGSSPRFDMYGCDFGWGSPVAARSGMANKFDGKTSLYPGREGAGSIDAELTLSPDNMAALEEDDEFWAAVTPDAPVPSAPEKKAT from the coding sequence ATGAGCGCCATGCCGTCGCCGCCCATGGTGCGCgtggtgtcgtcgtcgacggtgaaGCCGCCGCCGCGGCCGAGGGAGCGCATCCCGCTCACCTCCTGGGACGCCTCCATGCTCTCCTCCAACTACATCCAGAAAGGCCTCCTCTTCCACAGGCCCACCTCATGCTCCCCGGTCAACGTCGCCGACCACCTCGCCGCGGCACTCGGCGACGCGCTCGTCCACTACTACCCCATCGCCGGCCGCTTTGCTACAGAGCAACACAGGGACGAGCACACCGGCGCCGTCGTCGGCTGCTCGGTCCACGTCGATTGCGCCGGCCAGGGCGTGGAGGTCGTGCACGCCGTGGCCGACGGGGTGACCATGGCGGACGTGCTCCCGCGCGACGCCGACGTGCCGCGCGGCGTGCTGGCGCAGTTCTTCCAGCTCACCCACGCCGTCAACTACGGCGGCCAGGAGCAGCCCCTGTTCGCCGTCCAGGTCACCGACCTCGCCGACGGGGTGTTCGTCGGCTTCGCCTACAACCACGCGCTCTCCGACGGCACCGCCTTCTGGGACTTCGTCAACTACTGGGCCGCCCTCGCGCGCGCCAGGCTCGGCCTTGAGGCGGTGCCCCCGGCGCCGAAGCCCTCGTTCGAGCGCTGGTCGCccgacggcggcgcggcggggccggcggtGCTGCCGTGCGCCGACGTGTCGGAACTCATCGAGCGGGCGCCCCCGCTGCAGCTGCGCGAGCGAATGCTGCACTTCTCGGCCGAGTCGCTGGAGGCGCTCAAGGAGCGCGCGCGAGAGGAGCTCCTGGCCGCCGGCGACACGGCGGGCGCGGCCGCACTGACCAAGTTCCAGGCGCTCTCCTCGCTGCTCTGGCGCTGCATCACCCGCGCGCGGCGGCTGGCGCCGGAGCAGGAGACGACGTGCCGCGCGGCCATCAACAACCGCGCGCGCCTCCGGCCGCAGCTCCCGCAGGAGTACTTCGGCAACACCATCTACGCCATCGGCACCGACTCCACGCGCGCCGCGGACCTGCTCGAGCGCGGGCACGgatgggcggcggcggccgtggggCGGGCCGTGGCGGCGCACACGGACGCGTCCATCAGGGCGCGCGTGGCGGCGTGGACCGCCAGGCCCATGGTGTACACGCACCGCTTCTTCGACCCCACGGGCACCATGATGGGCAGCTCGCCGCGCTTCGACATGTACGGCTGCGACTTCGGCTGGGGGAGCCCCGTGGCAGCGCGCAGCGGCATGGCCAACAAGTTCGACGGCAAGACCTCGCTCTACCCCGGCCGCGAGGGCGCCGGCAGCATCGACGCCGAGCTCACGCTGTCGCCCGACAACATGGCGGCCCTCGAGGAGGACGACGAGTTCTGGGCCGCCGTGACCCCGGACGCGCCCGTGCCttcggcgccggagaagaaggccactTGA